One region of Hymenobacter sediminicola genomic DNA includes:
- a CDS encoding four-helix bundle copper-binding protein has product MNQPTSSALDNQILLDALNRCVAACEHCATACLNEEHVKHMVGCIRLDRDCADICALTARLVARGSVHAKHIMKECVEVCRLCEAECAKHNHTHCQQCAAACKACADACAAYMG; this is encoded by the coding sequence ATGAACCAGCCCACTTCTTCCGCCCTCGACAACCAGATCCTGCTGGATGCCCTCAACCGCTGCGTAGCTGCCTGCGAGCATTGTGCCACCGCCTGCCTTAACGAAGAGCACGTCAAGCACATGGTGGGCTGCATCCGCCTAGACCGAGACTGTGCCGATATCTGCGCCCTGACGGCCCGCCTCGTTGCCCGTGGCTCGGTGCACGCCAAGCACATCATGAAAGAATGCGTGGAAGTATGCCGCCTTTGTGAGGCCGAGTGCGCCAAGCACAACCATACGCACTGCCAGCAATGCGCGGCGGCCTGCAAAGCCTGCGCCGACGCCTGCGCGGCCTACATGGGCTAA